The Populus alba chromosome 4, ASM523922v2, whole genome shotgun sequence genome contains a region encoding:
- the LOC118062569 gene encoding senescence-specific cysteine protease SAG12, translating to MAAKKFNTHIFLPFLLILAAWATKIACRPLDEQEYMLKRHEEWMAQYGRVYGDMKEKDKRYLIFKENIERIEAFNNGSDRGYKLGVNKFADLTDEEFRAMYHGYKRQSSKLMSSSFKYENLSDMPTSKDWRDAGAVTPVKDQGRCGCCWAFSTVAAMEGIIMLKTGNLISLSEQQLVDCDVGNKGCEGGLMDNAFKYIIRNGGLTSEDNYPYQGADGTCYSEKAASIAAEITGYEDVPQNNENALLQAVAKQPVSVAIDGGGNDFRFYSSGVFEGDCGTNLNHGVTAIGYGTDSDGTDYWLVKNSWGTSWGESGYMRMRRGIGSSEGLCGVAKDASYPTVHE from the exons ATGGCCGCAAAGAAATTCAATACTCATATATTTCTGCCATTTCTCCTTATTTTAGCTGCATGGGCAACAAAAATAGCTTGTCGTCCTCTTGATGAGCAGGAATATATGTTGAAGAGGCATGAAGAATGGATGGCTCAATATGGACGTGTCTATGGAGACATGAAAGAGAAGGATAAACGATACTTGATTTTTAAGGAAAACATTGAACGCATAGAAGCATTTAACAACGGTTCTGACCGCGGATACAAGCTTGGTGTGAACAAATTCGCAGACTTGACCGATGAAGAATTTCGTGCTATGTATCATGGGTACAAGAGACAATCATCCAAATTGATGTCTTCAtcatttaaatatgaaaatctaAGTGACATGCCAACTTCAAAGGATTggagagatgctggtgcagtcacCCCAGTTAAAGATCAAGGCAGATGTG GGTGTTGCTGGGCATTTTCCACGGTGGCAGCAATGGAAGGAATTATAATGCTTAAGACAGGTAACTTAATATCATTATCAGAGCAACAGCTTGTGGACTGTGATGTTGGAAATAAAGGCTGTGAAGGTGGTCTCATGGACAATgctttcaaatatattatacGAAACGGAGGGCTAACAAGCGAAGATAATTACCCCTACCAAGGAGCAGATGGCACTTGCTATAGCGAGAAGGCAGCCTCTATTGCAGCAGAAATAACTGGGTATGAAGACGTGCCACAGAATAATGAAAACGCTCTCCTGCAAGCTGTGGCCAAACAGCCAGTATCTGTCGCTATTGACGGTGGTGGGAACGATTTCCGGTTTTACAGCAGCGGTGTCTTCGAAGGGGATTGTGGGACAAATCTAAACCACGGGGTTACTGCAATTGGATATGGTACTGACAGTGATGGGACTGATTATTGGTTGGTAAAGAATTCTTGGGGAACCAGTTGGGGTGAAAGCGGGTATATGAGGATGCGAAGAGGCATCGGTTCAAGCGAAGGCCTATGTGGCGTTGCCAAGGATGCTTCTTATCCAACTGTGCATGAGTAA